In Papio anubis isolate 15944 chromosome 17, Panubis1.0, whole genome shotgun sequence, the following are encoded in one genomic region:
- the NARF gene encoding nuclear prelamin A recognition factor isoform X2 has protein sequence MKCEHCTRKECSKKTKTDDQENVSADAPSPAQENGEKGEFHKLADARIFLSDCLACDSCVTAEEGVQLSQQNAKDFFRVLNLNKKCDTSKHKVLVVSVCPQSLPYFAAKFNLSVTDASRRVCGFLRSLGVHYVFDTRIAADFSILESQKEFVRRYRQHSEEERTLPMLTSACPGWVRYAERVLGRPITAHLCTAKSPQQVMGSLVKDYFARQQNLSPEKIFHVIVAPCYDKKLEALQEGFPPALHGSRGADCVLTSGEIAQIMEQGDLSVKDAAVDTLFGDLKEDKVTRHDGASSDGHLAHIFRHAAKELFNEDVEEVTYRALRNKDFQEVTLEKNGEVVLRFAAAYGFRNIQNMILKLKKGKFPYHFVEVLACAGGCLNGRGQAQTPDGHADKALLRQMEGIYADIPVRRPESSAHMQELYQEWLEGINSPKAREVLHTTYQSQERGAHSLDIKW, from the exons ATGAAGTGTGAGCACTGCACGCGCAAG GAAtgtagtaagaaaacaaaaactgatgaCCAAGAGAATGTGTCAGCCGATGCACCGAGTCCAGCCCAGGAAAATGGAGAG AAGGGAGAATTCCACAAGCTGGCTGATGCCAGGATATTTTTGAGTGACTGCCTGGCATGTGACAGCTGCGTGACTGCAGAGGAAGGAGTCCAGCTTTCCCAGCAAAATGCCAAGGACTTCTTCCGCGTTCTGAACCTTAACAAG AAATGTGACACCTCAAAGCACAAAGTGCTGGTAGTGTCCGTGTGTCCTCAGTCTTTGCCTTATTTTGCTGCTAAATTCAACCTCAGTGTAACTGATGCTTCCAGAAGAGTCTGTGGCTTCCTCAGAAGTCTTG GGGTGCACTATGTGTTTGATACGAGGATAGCTGCGGATTTTAGTATCCTGGAGAGCCAAAAAGAATTCGTGCGTCGCTATCGCCAGCACAGTGAGGAGGAACGCACGCTGCCCATGCTGACCTCTGCCTGTCCTG GCTGGGTCCGATACGCCGAGCGGGTGCTGGGTCGTCCCATCACTGCCCACCTCTGCACCGCCAAGTCCCCCCAGCAGGTGATGGGCTCTTTGGTGAAGGATTATTTCGCCAGACAGCAG AACCTGTCTCCAGAGAAGATTTTCCACGTCATCGTGGCCCCTTGTTATGACAAGAAGCTAGAGGCTCTTCAGGAAGGCTTTCCCCCCGCTTTGCATGGCTCCCGGGGCGCTGACTGCGTGTTAACATCAG GTGAAATTGCTCAAATAATGGAGCAAGGTGACCTCTCAGTGAAGGATGCTGCTGTCGACACTCT GTTTGGAGACTTGAAGGAGGACAAGGTGACGCGCCATGATGGAGCCAGCTCGGACGGGCACCTGGCACACATCTTCAGACATGCGGCCAAGGAGCTGTTCAACGAGGATGTAGAGGAGGTCACTTACCGAGCCCTGAG AAACAAAGACTTCCAAGAGGTCACCCTTGAGAAGAACGGGGAGGTGGTGTTACGCTTTGCTGCGGCCTATGGCTTTCGAAACATCCAGAACATGATCCTGAAGCTTAAGAAAGGAAAGTTCCCGTACCACTTTGTGGAGGTCCTCGCCTGTGCTGGAG GATGTTTAAATGGCAGAGGCCAAGCCCAGACTCCAGATGGACATGCGGATAAGGCCCTGCTGCGGCAGATGGAAGGCATTTACGCTGACATCCCTGTGCGGCGTCCGGAGTCCAGTGCACACATGCAGGAGCTGTACCAGGAGTGGCTGGAGGGGATCAACTCCCCCAAAGCCCGAGAGGTGCTGCACACCACATACCAGAGCCAGGAGCGCGGCGCACACAGCCTGGACATCAAGTGGTGA
- the NARF gene encoding nuclear prelamin A recognition factor isoform X1 encodes MGSRGCCSVAGSSECSKKTKTDDQENVSADAPSPAQENGEKGEFHKLADARIFLSDCLACDSCVTAEEGVQLSQQNAKDFFRVLNLNKKCDTSKHKVLVVSVCPQSLPYFAAKFNLSVTDASRRVCGFLRSLGVHYVFDTRIAADFSILESQKEFVRRYRQHSEEERTLPMLTSACPGWVRYAERVLGRPITAHLCTAKSPQQVMGSLVKDYFARQQNLSPEKIFHVIVAPCYDKKLEALQEGFPPALHGSRGADCVLTSGEIAQIMEQGDLSVKDAAVDTLFGDLKEDKVTRHDGASSDGHLAHIFRHAAKELFNEDVEEVTYRALRNKDFQEVTLEKNGEVVLRFAAAYGFRNIQNMILKLKKGKFPYHFVEVLACAGGCLNGRGQAQTPDGHADKALLRQMEGIYADIPVRRPESSAHMQELYQEWLEGINSPKAREVLHTTYQSQERGAHSLDIKW; translated from the exons ATGGGCTCCCGTGGATGCTGCTCTGTGGCTGGCTCTTCT GAAtgtagtaagaaaacaaaaactgatgaCCAAGAGAATGTGTCAGCCGATGCACCGAGTCCAGCCCAGGAAAATGGAGAG AAGGGAGAATTCCACAAGCTGGCTGATGCCAGGATATTTTTGAGTGACTGCCTGGCATGTGACAGCTGCGTGACTGCAGAGGAAGGAGTCCAGCTTTCCCAGCAAAATGCCAAGGACTTCTTCCGCGTTCTGAACCTTAACAAG AAATGTGACACCTCAAAGCACAAAGTGCTGGTAGTGTCCGTGTGTCCTCAGTCTTTGCCTTATTTTGCTGCTAAATTCAACCTCAGTGTAACTGATGCTTCCAGAAGAGTCTGTGGCTTCCTCAGAAGTCTTG GGGTGCACTATGTGTTTGATACGAGGATAGCTGCGGATTTTAGTATCCTGGAGAGCCAAAAAGAATTCGTGCGTCGCTATCGCCAGCACAGTGAGGAGGAACGCACGCTGCCCATGCTGACCTCTGCCTGTCCTG GCTGGGTCCGATACGCCGAGCGGGTGCTGGGTCGTCCCATCACTGCCCACCTCTGCACCGCCAAGTCCCCCCAGCAGGTGATGGGCTCTTTGGTGAAGGATTATTTCGCCAGACAGCAG AACCTGTCTCCAGAGAAGATTTTCCACGTCATCGTGGCCCCTTGTTATGACAAGAAGCTAGAGGCTCTTCAGGAAGGCTTTCCCCCCGCTTTGCATGGCTCCCGGGGCGCTGACTGCGTGTTAACATCAG GTGAAATTGCTCAAATAATGGAGCAAGGTGACCTCTCAGTGAAGGATGCTGCTGTCGACACTCT GTTTGGAGACTTGAAGGAGGACAAGGTGACGCGCCATGATGGAGCCAGCTCGGACGGGCACCTGGCACACATCTTCAGACATGCGGCCAAGGAGCTGTTCAACGAGGATGTAGAGGAGGTCACTTACCGAGCCCTGAG AAACAAAGACTTCCAAGAGGTCACCCTTGAGAAGAACGGGGAGGTGGTGTTACGCTTTGCTGCGGCCTATGGCTTTCGAAACATCCAGAACATGATCCTGAAGCTTAAGAAAGGAAAGTTCCCGTACCACTTTGTGGAGGTCCTCGCCTGTGCTGGAG GATGTTTAAATGGCAGAGGCCAAGCCCAGACTCCAGATGGACATGCGGATAAGGCCCTGCTGCGGCAGATGGAAGGCATTTACGCTGACATCCCTGTGCGGCGTCCGGAGTCCAGTGCACACATGCAGGAGCTGTACCAGGAGTGGCTGGAGGGGATCAACTCCCCCAAAGCCCGAGAGGTGCTGCACACCACATACCAGAGCCAGGAGCGCGGCGCACACAGCCTGGACATCAAGTGGTGA